In Oncorhynchus nerka isolate Pitt River linkage group LG26, Oner_Uvic_2.0, whole genome shotgun sequence, one DNA window encodes the following:
- the LOC115110730 gene encoding recoverin-like: MGNSKSGALSKELLEDLKSNTKYNEAELCVWYQSFLKECPTGRITKEQFEGIYASFFPNADPTEYARHVFRSFDTNADGQLDFKEYIVALHLTSGGKTLQKLEWAFALYDVDGNGTISKNEIQEIVKSIFNMIPEEDQKDLPEDENTPDKRADKVWDFFGKKEDDKIAEREFIQGVMDNKDILRLIQYDEPQKIKDKLKEKKQ; the protein is encoded by the exons ATGGGGAATTCTAAGAGTGGGGCACTGTCCAAGGAACTTCTGGAGGACCTGAAGTCCAATACTAAGTACAACGAGGccgagctgtgtgtctggtaccAGTCCTTCCTCAAGGAATGCCCCACAGGCAGGATCACCAAGGAGCAATTTGAGGGCATCTATGCCAGCTTCTTCCCTAATGCAGATCCTACTGAGTACGCAAGGCATGTCTTTAGGAGCTTTGATACCAACGCAGATGGTCAACTGGACTTTAAGGAGTACATTGTGGCCCTGCACCTTACCTCCGGAGGTAAGACCCTGCAGAAGCTAGAGTGGGCCTTCGCCCTCTACGACGTGGATGGAAACGGAACCATCAGCAAAAATGAGATCCAAGAGATTGTTAAG TCAATATTTAACATGATCCCCGAGGAAGACCAAAAGGACCTGCCTGAAGATGAGAACACACCTGATAAGAGAGCAGACAAAGTCTGGGACTTTTTTGGAAAGAAAGAAGATG ACAAGATTGCAGAGAGGGAATTCATTCAAGGAGTGATGGACAACAAGGACATCCTACGGTTGATTCAGTATGATGAGCCCCAGAAAATCAAGGACAAACTGAAGGAGAAGAAACAATAG
- the LOC135564862 gene encoding germ cell-specific gene 1-like protein, with amino-acid sequence MGTECSRRGSLALTLNIVAFTCALSAVTTSFWCEGTRKVVKPFCTGPVTTRQSYCIRFNSSNINDSRLVQYIWESGEEKFLMRKFHTGIFFSCEQAADMNGVLWLCITAECLYLILLFMGGVLMWLELCPCLSVMNKLKLNAFAAMFTALSGLLGMVAHMMFTTAFQLAVAMGPEDWRPKTWDYSWSYILAWGSFATCMASAVTALNRYTKTIVEFKYKRRNIEKNLRTKQKLLEMDLPEQMWDMYLTAVPARGPPSPLDLPVNGHKPSTGAAYVMGLDSMTEPQGEAYC; translated from the exons ATGGGGACAGAGTGCAGTCGGCGGGGGTCCCTGGCGCTCACCCTCAACATTGTAGCATTTACGTGTGCCCTGTCAGCAGTGACCACTAGCTTCTGGTGTGAGGGGACCAGGAAGGTGGTCAAGCCTTTCTGCACGGGGCCGGTGACGACCAGGCAGTCGTACTGCATTCGCTTCAACAGCAGTAACATCAATGACAGCAGGCTGGTGCAGTACATCTGGGAGTCGGGAGAAGAGAAGTTCCTGATGAGGAAGTTCCACACCGGCATCTTCTTCTCCTGTGAGCAGGCTGCTGACATGAATG GGGTCCTGTGGCTGTGCATCACAGCTGAGTGTCTCTACCTCATCCTGCTGTTCATGGGTGGTGTACTCATGTGGTTAGAGCTGTGTCCTTGCCTCAGCGTCATGAACAAGCTGAAGCTCAACGCCTTTGCTGCCATGTTCACCGCCCTGTCAG GCCTTTTGGGGATGGTTGCCCACATGATGTTCACCACGGCCTTTCAGCTGGCTGTGGCTATGGGTCCGGAGGACTGGAGGCCCAAGACCTGGGACTACAGCTGGTCCTACAT CTTAGCATGGGGCTCCTTCGCCACCTGCATGGCTTCTGCGGTGACAGCACTGAACAGGTACACCAAGACCATCGTAGAGTTCAAGTACAAGCGGCGGAACATTGAGAAGAACCTGAGGACCAAGCAAAAGCTGCTGGAGATGGACCTGCCAGAGCAGATGTGGGACATGTACCTGACGGCTGTGCCTGCAAGGGGACCTCCCTCCCCTCTGGACCTCCCTGTCAATGGGCACAAACCCTCCACTGGAGCAGCCTATGTAATGGGCCTGGACAGCATGACAGAACCACAGGGAGAGGCCTACTGCTAA
- the LOC115110723 gene encoding heparan sulfate glucosamine 3-O-sulfotransferase 3B1-like, producing MAGSHHLQQDVPRLLHKLLFVFSLAVVCASLYFILSGCCDFILVDTAKHLKQTSQLLPLTVLFQRKNASFEKRATDIGVRSAGAVGAQSANVGKDWTAARRLPQAIIIGVKKGGTRALLEFLRLHPDIRALGSEPHFFDRHYSRGLNWYRNLMPKALEGQVVLEKTPRYFVTADSPGRIHSMSQEVKLIVVVRDPVTRAISDYTQIISKTPGVPSFETLTFHNGTEEALKVDSLWSPIWIGLYALHLERWLAHFPLEQIHFVHGERLVSDPAGELGRVQDFLGLQRIITDKHFYFNKTKGFPCLKKPEGSSKPHCLGRTKGRPHADIHPQVILRLRQFYQPHNLHFYQMTGQDFGW from the exons ATGGCTGGTTCTCATCACCTTCAACAAGACGTTCCGCGACTCCTGCATAAACTTCTCTTCGTGTTCTCCCTTGCTGTGGTTTGCGCGTCGCTGTACTTCATTCTCTCCGGCTGCTGTGATTTTATTTTAGTGGATACTGCGAAACATTTGAAGCAAACCTCTCAACTTTTACCTTTGACTGTGCTGTTCCAAAGGAAGAATGCCTCATTTGAGAAGAGGGCTACAGATATCGGTGTGCGCTCAGCAGGTGCAGTTGGTGCGCAATCAGCCAATGTTGGTAAGGACTGGACCGCAGCAAGGAGACTACCCCAAGCAATCATCATAGGGGTGAAAAAGGGCGGAACACGAGCTCTTTTGGAATTCCTAAGACTTCATCCTGACATTCGAGCACTTGGCTCTGAACCCCACTTTTTCGACAGACATTACTCACGTGGGTTGAATTGGTACAG GAACCTGATGCCCAAAGCTCTGGAGGGCCAGGTGGTCCTGGAGAAGACACCCAGGTACTTTGTGACGGCGGATAGCCCCGGCCGGATCCACTCCATGTCCCAGGAGGTCAAACTGATCGTGGTGGTGCGTGACCCTGTGACCCGCGCCATCTCTGACTACACCCAGATCATATCCAAGACTCCTGGCGTTCCCAGCTTTGAGACCCTGACGTTCCATAACGGGACGGAGGAGGCGTTGAAAGTGGACTCCCTGTGGAGCCCCATCTGGATTGGCCTGTATGCTCTGCACCTGGAGAGGTGGCTGGCCCACTTCCCCTTGGAGCAGATCCACTTTGTCCATGGGGAGAGGCTGGTGAGTGACCCTGCAGGGGAGCTGGGCAGAGTCCAAGACTTTCTGGGACTTCAGAGGATCATCACAGACAAACACTTCTACTTCAACAAGACGAAGGGTTTCCCCTGCCTGAAGAAGCCAGAGGGCAGCAGCAAGCCCCACTGCCTGGGCAGAACCAAGGGCAGGCCACATGCTGACATCCACCCTCAGGTCATCCTCAGGTTACGTCAGTTCTACCAGCCACACAACCTGCACTTCTACCAGATGACAGGGCAGGACTTTGGCTGGTAA
- the LOC115110719 gene encoding splicing factor U2AF 65 kDa subunit-like translates to MADFEEFEKQLSENRQEREKERRKKKSGSGSQSRSEKHCSWSKDRGNRSREKRSCSRDRKSREQRSTSRDHKKHSYSPRRTRRKRTCRYWDVPPPGFEHITPLQYKAMQVAGQIPTIALLASSAMSGLAVTPTQVPIVGSQMTRQARRLYVGNIPFGVTEESMAEFFNAQMRLAGLSQAPSIPVLAVQINQDKNFAFLEFRSVDETTQAMAFDGIIFQGQSLKIRRPHDYRPLPGISEQPAFHVPGVVSTVVPDSPHKLFIGGLPNYLNDDQVKELLTSFGPLKAFNLVKDSATSLSKGYAFCEYVDISATDQAVAGLNGMQLGDKKLIVQRASVGAKNANPTAIIETPVTLQVPGLQGLQNSGLPTEVLCLLNMVMPEELVEDEDYEEILEDISEECCKYGSVRSIEIPRPVEGVEFPGCGKIFVEYVSTADCQKAMQALTGRKFANRVVVTKYYDPDMYHRQEFSG, encoded by the exons ATGGCTGATTTTGAGGAATTCGAAAAACAGCTGAGCGAAAACCGACAGG agagagagaaggagagacgcaAGAAGAAGAGCGGCAGTGGGTCTCAGAGCCGCAGTGAGAAACATTGCAGCTGGAGCAAAGACCGGGGCAACCGGAGCCGAGAGAAGCGAAGCTGCAGTAGAGACAGGAAGAGCCGGGAGCAGAGGAGCACCTCGCGGGATCACAAGAAGCACAG CTATTCTCCACGAAGAACAAGGAGGAAAAGGACCTGCAGATACTGGGATGTGCCTCCCCCTGGCTTTGAACACATCACACCATTGCAGTACAAAGCTATGCAAG TGGCTGGGCAGATACCCACAATAGCCCTGCTGGCATCATCTGCCATGAGTGGGTTGGCAGTAACACCCACCCAAGTGCCCATAGTTGGCAGTCAGATGACTAGGCAGGCTCGACGTCTCTATGTTGGCAATATTCCCTTTGGTGTGACAGAG gaGTCCATGGCAGAATTCTTCAATGCCCAAATGAGGCTTGCAGGCCTATCGCAAGCCCCTAGCATCCCTGTGCTTGCTGTGCAGATAAATCAGGATAAAAACTTTGCATTCCTAGAG TTCCGGTCTGTCGATGAGACCACACAGGCCATGGCTTTCGATGGAATCATTTTCCAAGGTCAGTCGTTGAAGATAAGACGACCACATGACTACCGGCCCTTACCTGGCATTTCAGAGCAACCTGCTTTTCATGTCCCAG GTGTCGTGTCCACAGTGGTACCAGACTCCCCACATAAACTGTTTATTGGAGGCCTACCCAACTATCTCAATGATGATCAG GTGAAGGAGCTCTTGACATCATTCGGACCACTCAAAGCTTTCAACCTTGTCAAGGACAGTGCCACGTCACTTTCCAAAGGTTATGCCTTTTGTGAATATGTTGACATCAGTGCGACTGATCAG GCGGTGGCTGGGCTCAATGGCATGCAACTGGGTGACAAAAAGCTCATCGTCCAGAGAGCAAGTGTGGGAGCCAAAAACGCCAATCCG ACTGCCATCATCGAGACCCCGGTGACGCTGCAGGTGCCTGGGCTGCAGGGACTTCAGAACTCTGGGCTGCCCACGGAGGTGCTGTGCCTGCTCAACATGGTGATGCCTGAGGAGCTGGTGGAAGACGAGGACTACGAGGAGATCCTGGAGGACATCAGTGAGGAGTGCTGCAAGTACGGCAGCGTGCGCTCCATCGAGATTCCCCGGCCTGTCGAAGGAGTGGAGTTCCCTGGCTGTGGCAAG ATCTTTGTGGAGTATGTTTCTACTGCAGACTGTCAGAAAGCCATGCAGGCCCTCACTGGCCGCAAGTTTGCCAACAGAGTGGTGGTAACCAAATACTATGATCCAGACATGTATCACAGACAGGAGTTCTCAGGGTAG